CCGGAAGGTGCTGTCCACCACGTAGAACAGGCCCCAGAAGGCCGCATCGATGAGGATGTAGTAGCCGAGGCCGAGCAGCGTCCACAGCACGATCCGGCCGGGGTCGGAGGGGGATGGGCGGCTCATGCCAACCCCGCCGAGACGAGGGCCTCGCGCAGGGGCGCCAGGCGCGTGCGCTCCAGATCATCCCGGTAGAAGAGGTTGTAGGTGTCGAAGGGGATGATGCGCCCGTCCGGATGGGCGATGTGCACGCAGCTCTTCTTGACGCTGCGCAGGTCGAAGGCCTGGGCATCGATGAATTGCATGATGAGGACCCGGAAGACGTTGCGGTAGGTGAGCTCCCCGGGCACCTGGACCTGGGGCAGGCAGCACAGCAGATCCGACAGGCTGCGCGAGGAGGACTGGGGGGAGTGATTGGTGGAGAAGAGCTGGAAGAGCCGCTTCTGCAGGTCCGTGTCCTTCTCGTAGACGATGGTGTTGCGGCCTCCCTCCACCAGCAGCTCCGGGGGAACGAAGCGGGTGAGCGGCACCACCTGGCCCTCGTGCTTGAGGGCGTAGCCCATGCACAGGCTGTCCGGATGGCAGGGCACGGGGATGAGATCCTCCGGCGAGAACAGCCGCGTCTGCTCGAGGATGCGCCGCCGCACCTCCGTCAACGTCAGACGGTCCCTCGCGGGATCATACCCCTCCAGCCGTCCGGCCTCCTGCACGGGTTGGAAGGTGACGCCGCGCACGCAGGGCTGCTGGACCGCGAAGTCGAGGATGCGGCCGATCTCCCCGTCGTTGAGCCCCTTCTTCAGGGTCACCACCAGCGTGGTGCTCACGTCCAGCGCGTTGAGGCGCTCGAGCGCCTGCTGCCGCACCGAGCGCAGATCCGCTCCACGCAGGGCCATGAGCGGCTCGCGCTCGAAGGAGTCGAACTGGAGGTAGACCTCCAATCCCTTGCGGTAGGTGGCCAGCTTCTCGGCGAAGGCCTCGTCCTTCGCGATGCGGATGCCGTTGGTGTTCACCATCAGGTGGCGGATGGGCCGGGCCCGCGCCTCCTCGAGGATGCGGAAGAAGTCCGGGTGCAGGGTGGGCTCGCCGCCGCTGAGCTGCACCACGTCCGGCTCGCCCTCGTTGGCCACCACGGCGTCCAACATGGACACCACCTTCTCGAAGGAGCGGTGGGTTTGCCGCTCGGGGCCACTCTCGGCGTAGCAGATGGGGCAGCGCAGGTTGCAGTGGTCCGTCAGCTCCACCAGCGTCAGACAGCTGTGTTGCTCGTGGTCCGGACACAGGCCGCAGTCGTACGGGCACCCGTAGCGGATGGGCGTGTTGTAGCGCAGCGGCTGCTCGGGAGGCTTGATGAAGATCTCCCGGGAGCGCTTGTAGTAGTCCACGTCGTCCGCCAGCAGCACCCGCTCGAAGCCATGGCGTGGGCAGCGCTTCTGCAGCAGCACCCTGCCGTCGGCGAAGAGGATCTTCCCCTCGACGCGCTGGTAGCAGGTGGAGCAGATGGAGATGGCCGTATCGTAGAAGAGGTAGGGGCGGACGCGGTCGGTCATGGGGCGACACCAGCCTAATGGAAAACAGCGGGACTCACGTCATCGCGCGTCGCCCTGGACCGGAAGACCGGGGCGGCGCAGCCACAGCCGGGGCAGATCCCTCGCGTAGTAGAGCAGGCCCGCCACGCAGACCCATTGGATGCCGCTCAGGCCCAGCAGGGGACGGGGGTCCGGCTTGAGCAGATCCACCCCGAGGCGGAAGGTCAGGTCCAACACCATGAAGCGGCGGAAGAGGTCGCCCTGGCGCAACTCGCGCCCGCGCAGCACGAGGCTCAGCGCCGCCACCAACACCATGAAGGCGGCCTCGTAGAGCTGGGTGGGGTGGCGGCTCACGCCATCCCCGAAGTCCACGCCCCAGGGCAGCGAGGTGGCCACGCCATAGGTGTGGTCGTCCAGCCCGGTGAAGAAGCACCCCAGGCGGCCCAGGAAGATGCCCAGACACAGCGGCAGCACGAAGAGATCTCCCGTGCTGCGCTGTTCGCCGAGCAGCTTCTTGGCCAGCTCGACGCCCAGGAGTCCTCCGAGCAGACCGCCCACGAGCGACTTGCCGGTGAGCAGGCTCGCGGTGGAGACCTGCCCCGCGAGCCACAGGGGCCACTCGTCCAACAGGTGGACCAGCCGCGAGCCCAGACCCGCGCCGAGCGCCGCGCCGGCGATGACTCCCAGTCGTGTCGAGGATTGCAGTGGGTCCGCCCACCGCCGCTTCAACACGAAGTAGAGCCGCGCGCCGAGGAAGTACGCGAGCGTCTCGAAGAAGACGTGTGGGTGCACCTGCCAGGGGCCCAGGGGGATGTAGAGGGGAAAGGTCATGAGCGAGGTGAGGCCCGGCAGCCTACCGCATGCCCTGGGGGGGACCGCTGAACGAAGAGCCAACGCCGCTGAACGAAATGCCCATGGCCG
Above is a window of Cystobacter fuscus DNA encoding:
- a CDS encoding radical SAM protein — encoded protein: MTDRVRPYLFYDTAISICSTCYQRVEGKILFADGRVLLQKRCPRHGFERVLLADDVDYYKRSREIFIKPPEQPLRYNTPIRYGCPYDCGLCPDHEQHSCLTLVELTDHCNLRCPICYAESGPERQTHRSFEKVVSMLDAVVANEGEPDVVQLSGGEPTLHPDFFRILEEARARPIRHLMVNTNGIRIAKDEAFAEKLATYRKGLEVYLQFDSFEREPLMALRGADLRSVRQQALERLNALDVSTTLVVTLKKGLNDGEIGRILDFAVQQPCVRGVTFQPVQEAGRLEGYDPARDRLTLTEVRRRILEQTRLFSPEDLIPVPCHPDSLCMGYALKHEGQVVPLTRFVPPELLVEGGRNTIVYEKDTDLQKRLFQLFSTNHSPQSSSRSLSDLLCCLPQVQVPGELTYRNVFRVLIMQFIDAQAFDLRSVKKSCVHIAHPDGRIIPFDTYNLFYRDDLERTRLAPLREALVSAGLA
- a CDS encoding prolipoprotein diacylglyceryl transferase, with protein sequence MTFPLYIPLGPWQVHPHVFFETLAYFLGARLYFVLKRRWADPLQSSTRLGVIAGAALGAGLGSRLVHLLDEWPLWLAGQVSTASLLTGKSLVGGLLGGLLGVELAKKLLGEQRSTGDLFVLPLCLGIFLGRLGCFFTGLDDHTYGVATSLPWGVDFGDGVSRHPTQLYEAAFMVLVAALSLVLRGRELRQGDLFRRFMVLDLTFRLGVDLLKPDPRPLLGLSGIQWVCVAGLLYYARDLPRLWLRRPGLPVQGDAR